A window of the Roseburia sp. 831b genome harbors these coding sequences:
- a CDS encoding methyl-accepting chemotaxis protein gives MEKKNISEVARSNGLGFWAHGIMAGIISLFYVKECVAGQRGVGYVALVIVLALTPVLAEAYFYRRDKETPMIKHLVGIGFAITYTFIMFTATTNKIYVFVIPMILAITVFNDFKYCIEINIGCVIVNTIAIIAGAFTGKMGYDDLDAAIIQFILMVAVGIYSVVTAKISAANSNQKLQIIEEEHGKTESVLKGVMSVSEGMTKGIGIIYEKLDHLKEAADITKQAMQEVNMGSTDTAEAVQKQLTETNQIQEKVEQVAEASRIISENMEQTLKVLEAGNENVSRLVTQVENSVESGADVAAKLETLDSYMSEMNSIVELIGGITSQTSLLALNASIEAARAGDAGRGFAVVASEISGMATQTKDATVHITKLIQDVSEAISQVVTVVREMIAEINEEKTSTATTAESFGKIEKNTTVIESHVKNLSACVEELQTANEQIGQSIQTISAISEEVSAHSNETYESEVKNAGILEEIASVADELKELTKQI, from the coding sequence CATTATTTCCCTGTTTTATGTAAAAGAATGTGTTGCAGGACAGCGAGGAGTCGGATATGTGGCACTTGTCATTGTGCTTGCATTAACGCCAGTCCTTGCAGAGGCATATTTCTATAGAAGAGATAAAGAAACACCCATGATTAAGCATCTGGTAGGAATTGGATTTGCAATTACCTATACGTTTATAATGTTTACGGCGACGACAAATAAGATATATGTGTTTGTCATCCCAATGATTCTGGCAATCACGGTGTTTAATGATTTCAAATATTGTATCGAGATTAATATAGGCTGTGTTATCGTAAATACAATTGCAATTATAGCAGGTGCATTTACTGGAAAAATGGGATATGATGATTTGGACGCTGCAATTATTCAGTTTATCCTGATGGTTGCGGTTGGAATCTATTCTGTTGTAACAGCAAAGATTTCTGCCGCAAACAGCAACCAGAAGCTGCAGATTATCGAGGAGGAGCACGGAAAAACAGAAAGTGTTTTAAAAGGTGTGATGTCCGTTTCAGAGGGAATGACAAAGGGAATCGGCATTATTTATGAGAAACTGGATCATTTGAAAGAGGCAGCGGATATTACGAAGCAGGCAATGCAGGAAGTCAATATGGGTTCCACAGATACGGCTGAGGCTGTACAAAAGCAGTTAACAGAGACCAACCAGATTCAGGAAAAGGTCGAACAGGTGGCAGAGGCATCCCGCATCATCAGTGAGAATATGGAACAGACATTAAAAGTTCTAGAAGCTGGAAACGAAAATGTAAGCCGTCTGGTGACACAGGTGGAGAATTCGGTAGAGTCCGGTGCAGATGTTGCTGCAAAGTTAGAGACATTAGACAGTTATATGTCAGAAATGAATTCTATCGTAGAGCTGATTGGTGGAATCACCTCACAGACCAGTCTTCTTGCGCTCAATGCAAGCATCGAGGCAGCAAGAGCAGGAGATGCAGGTCGTGGATTTGCAGTGGTAGCATCTGAGATTTCCGGTATGGCAACACAGACAAAGGATGCAACCGTACATATTACCAAGCTGATTCAGGATGTGTCCGAGGCAATTTCCCAGGTGGTTACTGTGGTGCGTGAGATGATTGCGGAAATCAATGAGGAGAAGACATCAACAGCAACGACAGCAGAAAGTTTTGGCAAGATTGAGAAAAATACAACCGTGATTGAAAGCCACGTAAAAAATCTTTCTGCATGCGTGGAAGAGTTACAGACGGCAAACGAACAGATTGGACAGTCTATCCAGACCATTTCCGCCATTTCAGAAGAAGTGTCGGCTCATTCGAATGAGACCTACGAGTCAGAGGTAAAGAATGCAGGTATTCTAGAAGAGATTGCAAGCGTTGCAGACGAATTAAAGGAACTGACAAAACAGATTTAA
- a CDS encoding HAD family hydrolase, with the protein MKNYIFDLYGTLVDIHTDEGKEELWEKLALFYGYYNARYEAKELEKRFRELISNKEQSRKEELEKKDAIQKQDDVHEAHPEIHIEDVFAALYREKGVEPDEALSVHTGQFFRVLSTEYVRLYDGVVELLQALKDQGKKVYLLSNAQRIFTEYEMHTLDIAKYFDDIFISSVCGVKKPDERFYQMLLDKHQLDPKESIMIGNDAVSDIAGAKAVGLSTFYIHSNISPKLKTHVKKDENGNQVEVEEIPDADYVLLHMDLKEVKRILLEL; encoded by the coding sequence ATGAAAAATTACATTTTTGATTTATATGGAACACTTGTGGATATCCATACCGATGAAGGAAAAGAAGAATTATGGGAAAAGCTTGCCCTCTTTTATGGATATTACAATGCAAGATATGAGGCGAAGGAACTTGAAAAAAGATTCCGGGAGCTGATTTCGAATAAGGAGCAGTCACGTAAAGAAGAGCTTGAGAAAAAGGATGCCATCCAAAAGCAGGATGATGTGCATGAGGCTCACCCGGAAATCCACATTGAGGACGTGTTTGCTGCCCTTTACCGGGAAAAGGGAGTAGAGCCGGACGAGGCGTTAAGTGTACATACCGGTCAGTTTTTCCGGGTACTCTCAACCGAGTATGTCCGCTTATACGATGGTGTGGTAGAGTTGCTGCAGGCATTAAAAGACCAGGGCAAAAAGGTTTACCTGCTTTCGAATGCACAGCGTATTTTTACGGAATACGAAATGCATACACTTGATATTGCAAAATATTTTGATGATATTTTCATTTCATCGGTATGCGGCGTGAAAAAGCCGGATGAACGTTTTTACCAGATGTTGTTAGACAAACACCAGTTAGACCCGAAGGAATCCATTATGATTGGAAATGATGCAGTTTCGGATATTGCGGGAGCAAAGGCGGTTGGTTTATCTACATTTTATATTCATTCCAATATTTCACCAAAGTTAAAAACACACGTTAAGAAAGATGAGAATGGAAACCAGGTAGAAGTGGAAGAGATTCCAGATGCTGATTACGTACTGCTTCATATGGATTTAAAAGAAGTAAAAAGAATCTTGTTAGAACTTTAA